Part of the Notamacropus eugenii isolate mMacEug1 chromosome 5, mMacEug1.pri_v2, whole genome shotgun sequence genome is shown below.
ACATCGTGCCTGCGGCGCCACCGCCATGTGCACACGGGTGAGCGGCCTCACTCTTGCGGTGTCTGTGGCAAGAGCTTTGCACAGACCTCCAACCTGCGGCAGCACCAACGGGTGCACACCGGCGAGCGGCCCTTCCGGTGCCCCCTCTGCCCCAAGACCTTCACGCACTCCTCCAACCTGCTCCTCCATCAGCGGACCCACTCGGCCGAGAGGCCCTTTGCCTGCACCATCTGTGGCCGTGGCTTTGTCATGGCTGCTTATCTCCAGCGCCACCTCCGGACACATGCCCCGGCCCCTCCGGCCACCCCGGCCACGGCCCCTCCGGCCACCCAGGACGTCCATGTTGTACCCCACCTACAGGCCACACTATCACTAGAGGCAGGGCCAAGCCCAGCCAACTCTCAGACCTTCCTCCTCGTTCAGACAGCCCAGGGTCTCCAACTTATCCCCAGCAGTGTCCAGCCCCCCAGACCCacacctcctcctccacccccagccACGCCCAAGGTCATCCTACTGCCAGCCTCTGGGGCTAGGACCCGAAAGGGCCCAAAGAATGGTGGGAGGGAGGGCCAAGGGGCTGGGATGGTCTGGCTCCCAGGGCCTGGGGCAGTTGGGGGACAGGGAGGCGGAGGTAGCATTGGTGGAGGTGGGGGGCAAAGCCTCATTGTCTTACAGAGTGTGGCCAGTGGAGAGGTGGGGCAACAGGAAACAAGTGGGGTTCGACTACAGTCTCTCCAGCCTGCACAGGAAGTGACCACTGTCCAACTACAACCCACACAGGAAGTGACCACTGTCCAACTACAGCCCACGCAGGAAGTGACCACAGTTCAACTTCAGCCCACACAGGAAATGACCACAGTCCAACTGCAGCCCCTCCAGCCTGCACAGGAAGTGACCACAGTCCAACTGCAGCCCCTACAAACATCACAGGAAGTGACCACAGTCCAACTGCAGCCCCTACAAACATCACAGGAAGTGACCACAGTCCAGCTCCAGCCCCTGGCCCCCACCCCAGATGTTTCCCTGCAGCTCCAGCCAGTGGCCAGCCCCCTGGCCAGCCCTGGGGTATCCAGTGCACCAGCAGAGGCTCAAAATCTGCTTGTAGTGCAGGGTGGGGCAGGTGAGGAGCTGCTGACAGCCTCTGGGCCAGGAGGAGATGCCAGCTCaggtgatgggggtgggggcagcaGTGGAACTGTGGTTCAGGATGTACATTTTGAGACATTACAGACTGCCGAGGGCCTGCAGAGTGTCCTGGTACTGAGTGGGGCTGATGGGGAGCAGACCAGGCTTTGTGTACAGGGGGTTGAGACCCTCCCTCCAGGGCTGGCAGAGTCACCTGCCCCAGGCCCGCAGGCTCAGAAACTCCTTATTATCCGCAGTGCCCCAGCAGCCCCTTCAGACCTTGTAGAGAATGTGCCAGGGGCCCCCCTCCAGCTGCTGGCTCCACCTCCCAGCCCAGCCTCCATGCCCGCTGGGGCATCAGCTGGGCCTAGCCCACAGGTAGTCCAGGTTGTACCCGGGGCAGCAGTGGGGCCCCCTGGTGGGGCTGGCCAGCCAGGGCTGCCTTCTATTCACATAGTACAGGCTCTGCCTGCAGTGCAGCTGGTGCACACCTTCTGAGGAGGCAGGAGGGGCTGGCCTCTCCCCCTCAGCCTCCGCTGGGGGCCTTGGACCAATAAAGAAGCCCATCTCCTCTCCTTGGCTTCTTCATTGGGAATGGACAGAGGGCTTGTGGTGCCGAAGCCTAGTCTGGCAACAACGGGACCCTGCCAGCCGTTCCCTTGCCGGGGCTACCGGCCCACCCTGGCCAAGTTCGTCCCTTGCCCGGGGCTGCTGGGCCTCCGTTTCCcactctgtaaaataaagagctaAATGTCTGCAGCCTGTGATTCTGTCATTGCCAGGGGCTTGGGGTGGGTCCTGGCCGGAGCtcgagggaaactgaggccccaagcgCCCAAGGTGGGGGGAACCCTCCCCGCCCTGCCAAGCCTCGCCGCTCCCGAGGCCACAGCCAATGAGCTCCCTTGGGGGTTGCCTAGCAACCCCATCCCCTGCCCGAAGGGATGGAGAGGATGCGGCCTCCTCGGCTCCCGAGGCTGGTGAGTGCCGCGTCCCCCCCCCAGCGGAGGCAGCTGCCCCGCctgggccctcagtttcctcctctgtaaaatgggggggaggggggcattaGTTGGCTAAATTGATTTCAAAGCACCCCTTGGGCTTCGGCGCTTGGGGTTATGGCCGAGAGATGTCCCACCCACCTATCCCGCAGCTTCTCCAGCTGACTTCCCACCCATCAGCTTGACAGGTACCCCCTCTGTCTAGAATGGAATATTCCATCCGCTCCAAAGACTGCCCTCCCCAAGACGGGAGGGAAAGGGCGGGTGTCCTGAGCCGGGCGGGTCCATTCCTGGGTGGAGGGGGTCGGAGCCACAGGTCAGGTGGGAGAGGTGCCCGCCCCTGCAGGGGCGGGGCGGATGGGACCATTGCTCACTGGAGTAGAGGGTACGTGGGCACCCGGGCGGTCCCATTGTTGAAGGGGGTGCCGTGTGCGGCCGAGGCGGAGGTCGCTGGGGAGGTACTATTAtctccaaagggagggggagcaCAGCTGAGGAGGGAACCATTCCTGAGGCTGCGGGGGGAGGGGCTTTCCCTCCCGTTCTCCCGCAGGTAGACGGACCTTCAGCTCCCGGGGCTGCGGGGGCGCCCGCAGGGGTGACATGGCCCCCGACCACCTGTCCGTGAGGCAAATGCGGGAGGAGGAGAAAGCCCTCGTCGTGGAGCTGCTGAAGGTCTAAggcttggggggggagggggggagagcgggggaaaagggagggggagggaaaagggctAGGTGGCCCCAAGCCACTCAGCTCCCTCCCTTCCAGGTGCCCCCACGGGGGCCGCGCCACAAAGTGACCACCAGCCCTTCCCCCCGTGCCACCCCCAGGAGGCTGAACCAGGGTCACCCTCCCGCCAATGCCCACCAGCCCTTCCCCCAGCAGGCCCGCAGATCCCTGCCATGTACAGCCACACACCCCCTGTCCGGGCCCACGCAGCCCCTCCCTCGTCGGCcgtgtcccctcccctccccccagcctctCATTCATTCATGCCCACTCTGCAAGAGATTACCAGGAGCCAGCCACCGTGCTCGGTCTCAGGGGGACAAGGACCAGACCCGCCACACACACCGCTGCCCCGCCCCCAAGCTGCCTTACATTCTGGGCAccaactggaaacaaagtagctaAAGTGGAAAGTAGCATCGATGGGAATGGGAAAAGGCCTTTTGTAGGGAGCGGTGCGAAAACTCAGTCGGAGGGGAGGACGGAGGGCGTCCCAAGTGGGAGGAGCAGCCTGGGCAAAGGTAAGGAGGCAGGAACTGACATCTGGTGCTCTGGGAGCAGCAAGTtactcagtttggctggagtGCAGTAGATTGAAAAGTCTAGATTTTATCCCCGAGTCTACAGGGAGCAGCTGGAGATTAGAGCAAGGGGTGATTGGTCTGAGCTGTACTTCAGGAACATCCCGATGTCAGCAGCAGGGCAGAGAGTGGATTgggcagggaagggaaaaagagaggacagCTTTCATCCAGTCAGGAGTGGGGAGGCTCTTAAGGACACTGTGCCTGgctgaggggagaggagaagggtggGACAGGATCTGAGGATTCCAGGGCCCCTAGCTCTTCCCCTGGCCAGTGGGAATCCCCCAGCCCCTGTTTGAAGCCCCCCAGGAAGGGCAGCCCTTTGCCTCTGACACAACCCTGCATTCTCCTTGGGGAACCTGAACCAACCTTTCAGCAGCTTTTCTGAGCTTTTCCTCTGGGGTTCACTCTTCCTGCCTGTCCTTAACCACTATCCAGCCCCCCTCAGTCATCCTTTTTCCAAGCTAAATGTGTCCAGTCGTATAGCTAGTCTTCCTGCAGCATGTCCTAGAGGACCTCCAGCATCCTGGTTGCCCCAAATTGGAATCTCCTCTACTTCATTATTGTCTTCTTAAATGGGACTGTCTGGAAGAAAGCAGAATATTCCAGATCAAGCCTTGTTCAGATGAGCAGAGCACACGGGGTTATCACCTCCTCCTTCCTGGTCCTTGACTTTTTCCACAAAGCCCAGGTGTGTTCTAGTATCCCATCCTTCTGTTGACTTCCTTTGGGCTTAAGGTTCACTAAGCCCCCATGATCATTTTCTGACAAACTACTGTCTAACCACAGCCCATCTCATCTCATCTTTGTCACCTTGTTTGTACCTAGCATGATGATTTTACATTCATCTCTACTGAGTTTCATCTTCTCAGTTTAAGTCCAATTTTTTGAGCCCATCAGAATCTTTTGGATCCTGACCATCCAGTTGGCCACCCATCCCTCCTCACTCTGTGCAGTCTCCAAGTTTGAGAAGCATGGCATCCATTTTATCCAAGCCATAGAAGACATATCCTGGAGCCCCAAACAGATCCCTGTAGCACTCCATTGGAGACTGTTTTTGATGAACTATAAACAACCACTTCTTGATCACCTATCACCCAGCCAGTTCTGAAGCCATCTGACTGTAAtatcctctcctctccatctttGCTGCAAAAATAGTGTGGGCGATTTCACCTGACACTGCTTAAGCTAGAGTCACAGCATTCTCTCCCTCTACCATTTTTTAGCAATTTTGCCCAAAAAGGAGATGAGGTTAATCCAGAATgaccatcttcttttcttttttaaatgtggGTAATCCCATCACTAGCCCTTTTCTCTCCCAGACTCCTTCTGCcccactttaaaaaagaaagaaagaaatccttgTATCAAATGCGCAGAATcaaacaaaattcatctgcagATGGCTGTGTCTGAAAATGTCCATCAGACTCCACACCTGGAGTCCATCTCCCCTGGCTGGAGGTCAGTCTCACACTTCCTCATCGgttttctggaatcatggttgatcattgcattgatcagaattcttaagtctttcagaactgATTCTCTTTACAAAATGGTTATTATTGTAGACAGTGTTCTCCGGGTTCTGCTTGCTTTCATGCAAGGCTTTCCGGTTGCTCTGAAACTCTTCCTTTAGGCATTTCCAATGCCACatcaatattccatcacattcatgtatcataatttgttcagccattcctgagttgatggacatcccttccatctccagctcTTTACTGTAACAAAAAGAGCTATGCTATATTTTTGTATcaatggatccttttcctctctttttgatctctttggggtcgAGTAGTGTATGTGTGGGTCGAAGGGTAGGCACAGTTTAATGACTTTGGGGGCCATAtttcaagttgctttccagaacgACAGCTCCAACAACACCACACCAAGTACCCGTTTGATGCCCagtccctccagcatttatcattttcccttttggtcatctttgccaatctggtgGGTATGAAGTGCATTGTTCTGTTttgttgtaatttgcatttctctaattaagagtgatttgcagcatttttGCATATCtgttgataacttggatttc
Proteins encoded:
- the ZNF628 gene encoding zinc finger protein 628, translating into MVGSHLDMAPAPSTEGSGEQAPPAPGPPPAPAQYECGECGKSFKWSSRLLHHQRTHTGERPYKCPDCPKAFKGSSALLYHQRGHTGERPYPCPDCGKAFKRSSLLQIHRSVHTGLRAFTCAQCGLAFKWSSHYQYHLRQHTGERPYPCPDCPKAFKNSSSLRRHRHVHTGERPYPCGVCGKSFTQSTNLRQHQRVHTGERPFRCPACPKTFTHSSNLLLHQRTHGPALASSTHRCEPCGKVFASDAYLQRHLQTHAVEASPPPLPPPPPPAVVPELFLAAAETTVELVYRCGGCELAFASEALLLEHQPCPGPGVEAATAQPTTFTCSPCGKAFKTAAGLSRHQQSHGQAGAPAYRCGGCDRAFPQLASLLTHQRAHAEEAAAGRPLPQAEAAEVTCPQEAPAPALAPAPPGDRPYKCAECGKAFKGSSGLRYHMRDHTGERPYPCGECGKAFKRSSLLAIHQRVHTGLRAFTCAQCGLTFKWSSHYQYHLRLHSGERPYPCGECGKAFRNTSCLRRHRHVHTGERPHSCGVCGKSFAQTSNLRQHQRVHTGERPFRCPLCPKTFTHSSNLLLHQRTHSAERPFACTICGRGFVMAAYLQRHLRTHAPAPPATPATAPPATQDVHVVPHLQATLSLEAGPSPANSQTFLLVQTAQGLQLIPSSVQPPRPTPPPPPPATPKVILLPASGARTRKGPKNGGREGQGAGMVWLPGPGAVGGQGGGGSIGGGGGQSLIVLQSVASGEVGQQETSGVRLQSLQPAQEVTTVQLQPTQEVTTVQLQPTQEVTTVQLQPTQEMTTVQLQPLQPAQEVTTVQLQPLQTSQEVTTVQLQPLQTSQEVTTVQLQPLAPTPDVSLQLQPVASPLASPGVSSAPAEAQNLLVVQGGAGEELLTASGPGGDASSGDGGGGSSGTVVQDVHFETLQTAEGLQSVLVLSGADGEQTRLCVQGVETLPPGLAESPAPGPQAQKLLIIRSAPAAPSDLVENVPGAPLQLLAPPPSPASMPAGASAGPSPQVVQVVPGAAVGPPGGAGQPGLPSIHIVQALPAVQLVHTF
- the NAT14 gene encoding probable N-acetyltransferase 14 isoform X1 codes for the protein MPTSPSPSRPADPCHVQPHTPCPGPRSPSLVGRVPSPPPSLSFIHAHSARDYQEPATVLGLRGTRTRPATHTAAPPPSCLTFWAPTGNKVAKVESSIDGNGKRPFVGSGAKTQSEGRTEGVPSGRSSLGKGWGERHREPRGPPCPDSAPCPSAPGRCQQWPPLCPGFLRPGPASARRPGCGCSQADGADAMGFTPLRLWPRRPLGGSVGN